One genomic segment of Anguilla anguilla isolate fAngAng1 chromosome 2, fAngAng1.pri, whole genome shotgun sequence includes these proteins:
- the LOC118219948 gene encoding zinc finger protein 345-like isoform X4 encodes MMQAGVCLRQDTEATLPELTEQHRIRQKEEELSGLEPVHMAESETECAAPGLITLEPECVTAHSGVSGVHHTRTSLIKTETDPCSTHTGDVKTETLDSTELGYITHLHPEQIKTEADDGEYLKAEHISDLQDIICVHIKSDQVKCEFNERFESDLMSTMMNGAGVYHRDQTEPWQYVGESNSLKLGKCCNKQCHLNSHYIVHTAEKPYQCMQCGKCFVKESAFSNHLRVHEKNYKCTECGKSCLRQSHLNSHQKIHADEKLYSCIQCGKQFLQACHLNRHQRIHTGEKPYKCTRCGKCFLTKSHLNNHHKIHTGEKPYKCTQCGKQFSQVCHLNRHQRIHTGEKPYKCTQCGKSFSRVCILNSHQRIHTGEKPYKCTQCGKSFSQVCVLNRHQTIHTGEKPYKCTQCGKCFLTKFNLHTHQRFHTGEKPYKCPQCGKCFYTKSNLNCHQRFHTGEKPFKCPQCGKCFYTKSNLNCHQRFHTGEKPYKCTQCGKCFSQVSDLNRHCRIHKRDKPYKCSQCAKCFSKVCDLNSHKIIHTNKKPYTCTHCGKSFLTKSNLNVHQQIHTGGKPYMCTQCGKCFSQVCHLNRHWRIHTGEKPFKCSQCGKCFNTRSNLNSHEKIHSGEKPYRCTHCGKCFFKVSHLNRHQRIHTGEKPYKCPQCGKNFLTKSNLNRHQKIHSDEKPYQCPHCGRCFSQVCNLSSHQKIHTGEES; translated from the coding sequence ATGATGcaggcaggagtctgtctgagacaggacaccGAGGCAACactaccagagctcactgagcagcacaggatcagacagaaagaagaggaactcagtggactggagcctgtccacatggcagagtcagagacagagtgcGCTGCACCAGGACTCATcacactggagccagagtgtgttacagcacacagtgggGTCAgtggtgtacaccacacacgcacatcactgattaaaacagaaactgatccATGCTCCACCCACACTGGGGATGTTAAGACAGAGACCCTAGACAGTACAGAGCTGGGATATATAACCCATCTACATCCTgaacaaatcaaaacagaagCTGATGATGGAGAATACCTTAAGGCAGAACACATCAGTGATTTGCAGGATATTATATGTGTTCATATAAAATCTGATCAAGTAAAGTGTGAATTCAATGAACGTTTTGAGAGTGATCTCATGAGCACTATGATGAATGGAGCTGGTGTTTATCACAGAGATCAGACTGAACCCTGGCAATATGTGGGAGAGTCAAATTCTTTGAAGCTGGGAAAGTGCTGCAATAAGCAATGTCATTTAAATAGCCACTATATAGTTCATACAGCTGAAAAGCCCTACCAGTGtatgcagtgtgggaagtgttttgtCAAAGAATCTGCTTTCAGTAACCACTTAAGAGTACACGAGAAGAACTACAAGTGTACAGAATGTGGGAAAAGTTGTTTAAGACAATCTCATTTAAATAGCCACCAGAAAATTCATGCAGATGAAAAGCTCTACAGTTGTATTCAGTGTGGAAAGCAATTTTTGCAAGCATGTCATTTAAATcgccaccagagaattcatacaggtgaaaagccctataAATGTACAaggtgtgggaagtgttttttaaCTAAATCTCATTTAAATAACCACCACAAAATTcacacaggtgaaaagccctacaaatgtactcagtgtgggaaACAATTTTCACAAGTATGTCATTTAAATcgccaccagagaattcatacaggtgaaaagccctataaatgtacacagtgtgggaagagtttttCACGAGTATGTATATTAAATAGCCatcagagaattcatacaggtgaaaagccatataAATGTACACAGTGTGGAAAGTCCTTTTCCCAAGTATGTGTTTTAAATCGCCACCAGACAATTCACACAGGGGAGaagccatacaagtgtacacagtgtggcaaatgctttttaacaaaatttaatttacatacCCACCAAAGATTTCATACTGGTGAAAAGCCATATAAATGtcctcagtgtgggaagtgcttttacacaaaatctaatttaaattgCCATCAGAGATTTCATACTGGTGAAAAGCCATTCAAATGtcctcagtgtgggaagtgcttttacacaaaatctaatttaaattgCCATCAGAGATTTCATactggtgaaaagccctacaaatgtactcagtgtgggaaATGCTTTTCCCAAGTAAGTGATTTGAATCGCCACTGCAGAATTCATAAGCGGGATAAGCCTTataaatgttctcagtgtgcaAAGTGCTTTTCAAAAGTATGTGATTTAAACAGCCACAAGATAAttcatacaaataaaaagcCCTACACGTGTACACATTGTGGCAAGTCTTTTTTaaccaaatcaaatttaaatgtcCACCAACAAATTCATACAGGTGGAAAGCCATACATGTGTACACAGTGCGGTAAGTGTTTTTCACAAGTTTGTCATTTAAATCGCCACTGGAGAATTCATACAGGAGAAAAGCCTTTCAAATgctctcagtgtgggaagtgctttaaCACACGTTCTAATTTAAATAGCCATGAAAAAATTCATTCAGGTGAGAAGCCCTACAGGTGTACGCactgtgggaagtgctttttcAAAGTAAGTCATTTAAACcgccaccagagaattcatacaggtgaaaagccctacaagtgTCCCCAGTGTGGAAAGAACTTTTTAACTAAATCTAATTTGAATAGACACCAAAAAATTCATTCAGATGAAAAGCCCTACCAGTGTCCTCACTGTGGAAGGTGTTTTTCCCAAGTATGTAATTTAAGTAGTCATCAaaaaattcatacaggtgaagaGTCGTGA
- the LOC118219948 gene encoding zinc finger protein 345-like isoform X3 produces MSLNNVRYDGLHLKGLQFCTPLSRSMMQAGVCLRQDTEATLPELTEQHRIRQKEEELSGLEPVHMAESETECAAPGLITLEPECVTAHSGVSGVHHTRTSLIKTETDPCSTHTGDVKTETLDSTELGYITHLHPEQIKTEADDGEYLKAEHISDLQDIICVHIKSDQVKCEFNERFESDLMSTMMNGAGVYHRDQTEPWQYVGESNSLKLGKCCNKQCHLNSHYIVHTAEKPYQCMQCGKCFVKESAFSNHLRVHEKNYKCTECGKSCLRQSHLNSHQKIHADEKLYSCIQCGKQFLQACHLNRHQRIHTGEKPYKCTRCGKCFLTKSHLNNHHKIHTGEKPYKCTQCGKQFSQVCHLNRHQRIHTGEKPYKCTQCGKSFSRVCILNSHQRIHTGEKPYKCTQCGKSFSQVCVLNRHQTIHTGEKPYKCTQCGKCFLTKFNLHTHQRFHTGEKPYKCPQCGKCFYTKSNLNCHQRFHTGEKPFKCPQCGKCFYTKSNLNCHQRFHTGEKPYKCTQCGKCFSQVSDLNRHCRIHKRDKPYKCSQCAKCFSKVCDLNSHKIIHTNKKPYTCTHCGKSFLTKSNLNVHQQIHTGGKPYMCTQCGKCFSQVCHLNRHWRIHTGEKPFKCSQCGKCFNTRSNLNSHEKIHSGEKPYRCTHCGKCFFKVSHLNRHQRIHTGEKPYKCPQCGKNFLTKSNLNRHQKIHSDEKPYQCPHCGRCFSQVCNLSSHQKIHTGEES; encoded by the exons ATGTCGCTAAATAACGTGAGATACGATGGCCTGCACTTGAAG GGGCTGCAGTTCTGCACACCTTTGAGCCGCAGTATGATGcaggcaggagtctgtctgagacaggacaccGAGGCAACactaccagagctcactgagcagcacaggatcagacagaaagaagaggaactcagtggactggagcctgtccacatggcagagtcagagacagagtgcGCTGCACCAGGACTCATcacactggagccagagtgtgttacagcacacagtgggGTCAgtggtgtacaccacacacgcacatcactgattaaaacagaaactgatccATGCTCCACCCACACTGGGGATGTTAAGACAGAGACCCTAGACAGTACAGAGCTGGGATATATAACCCATCTACATCCTgaacaaatcaaaacagaagCTGATGATGGAGAATACCTTAAGGCAGAACACATCAGTGATTTGCAGGATATTATATGTGTTCATATAAAATCTGATCAAGTAAAGTGTGAATTCAATGAACGTTTTGAGAGTGATCTCATGAGCACTATGATGAATGGAGCTGGTGTTTATCACAGAGATCAGACTGAACCCTGGCAATATGTGGGAGAGTCAAATTCTTTGAAGCTGGGAAAGTGCTGCAATAAGCAATGTCATTTAAATAGCCACTATATAGTTCATACAGCTGAAAAGCCCTACCAGTGtatgcagtgtgggaagtgttttgtCAAAGAATCTGCTTTCAGTAACCACTTAAGAGTACACGAGAAGAACTACAAGTGTACAGAATGTGGGAAAAGTTGTTTAAGACAATCTCATTTAAATAGCCACCAGAAAATTCATGCAGATGAAAAGCTCTACAGTTGTATTCAGTGTGGAAAGCAATTTTTGCAAGCATGTCATTTAAATcgccaccagagaattcatacaggtgaaaagccctataAATGTACAaggtgtgggaagtgttttttaaCTAAATCTCATTTAAATAACCACCACAAAATTcacacaggtgaaaagccctacaaatgtactcagtgtgggaaACAATTTTCACAAGTATGTCATTTAAATcgccaccagagaattcatacaggtgaaaagccctataaatgtacacagtgtgggaagagtttttCACGAGTATGTATATTAAATAGCCatcagagaattcatacaggtgaaaagccatataAATGTACACAGTGTGGAAAGTCCTTTTCCCAAGTATGTGTTTTAAATCGCCACCAGACAATTCACACAGGGGAGaagccatacaagtgtacacagtgtggcaaatgctttttaacaaaatttaatttacatacCCACCAAAGATTTCATACTGGTGAAAAGCCATATAAATGtcctcagtgtgggaagtgcttttacacaaaatctaatttaaattgCCATCAGAGATTTCATACTGGTGAAAAGCCATTCAAATGtcctcagtgtgggaagtgcttttacacaaaatctaatttaaattgCCATCAGAGATTTCATactggtgaaaagccctacaaatgtactcagtgtgggaaATGCTTTTCCCAAGTAAGTGATTTGAATCGCCACTGCAGAATTCATAAGCGGGATAAGCCTTataaatgttctcagtgtgcaAAGTGCTTTTCAAAAGTATGTGATTTAAACAGCCACAAGATAAttcatacaaataaaaagcCCTACACGTGTACACATTGTGGCAAGTCTTTTTTaaccaaatcaaatttaaatgtcCACCAACAAATTCATACAGGTGGAAAGCCATACATGTGTACACAGTGCGGTAAGTGTTTTTCACAAGTTTGTCATTTAAATCGCCACTGGAGAATTCATACAGGAGAAAAGCCTTTCAAATgctctcagtgtgggaagtgctttaaCACACGTTCTAATTTAAATAGCCATGAAAAAATTCATTCAGGTGAGAAGCCCTACAGGTGTACGCactgtgggaagtgctttttcAAAGTAAGTCATTTAAACcgccaccagagaattcatacaggtgaaaagccctacaagtgTCCCCAGTGTGGAAAGAACTTTTTAACTAAATCTAATTTGAATAGACACCAAAAAATTCATTCAGATGAAAAGCCCTACCAGTGTCCTCACTGTGGAAGGTGTTTTTCCCAAGTATGTAATTTAAGTAGTCATCAaaaaattcatacaggtgaagaGTCGTGA
- the LOC118220004 gene encoding uncharacterized protein LOC118220004 isoform X1: MLMLLIAKMQRYDEQCGERNNARAVHHCAAGELNGGSGRVLSLSAAGQDWTHQEEELHVEDEGFEDVEDQKDPTAHHPAAPSAVPSSQSVPRLQKAPPSPSILTVAFLVMGVLLFLLLAVLGVLLCWSRTLRRAPLHGAVYADEEMYYELARGGTYRPPRWALSEWDHVPLHEAVYEEIEYKLARRGTYSAPRWDPEEIYDDVVTLDCIQVGESVQSESLCIT; this comes from the exons ATGCTTATGTTACTCATTGCAAAGATGCAGCGGTATGATGAACAGTGCGGCGAGCGGAATAATGCGCGTGCTGTGCATCACTGCGCTGCAGGAGAGCTGAACGGGGGTAGTGGCCGCGTTCTCAGTCTGAGTGCTGCCGGACAAGATTGGACTCATCAGGAGGAAGAGCTGCACGTGGAGGATGAAGGATTTGAAGATGTGGAGGACCAGAAGGACCCAACGGCCCATCATCCTGCAGCACCATCGG CAGTTCCGTCCAGTCAGTCAGTGCCCCGATTACAGAAGGCTCCGCCCAGCCCGTCTATCCTAACAGTGGCCTTCCTGGTGATGGGGGTGCTGTTGTTCCTGCTgctggcagtgctgggtgttctGCTGTGCTGGAGCAGAACACTGAGGAGAG CCCCTCTGCACGGAGCCGTCTACGCCGACGAGGAGATGTACTACGAACTGGCTAGAGGGGGAACCTACAGGCCCCCCCGGTGGG ccctgtctgaGTGGGACCACGTCCCTCTGCACGAAGCCGTCTATGAGGAGATCGAGTACAAACTGGCTAGAAGGGGAACCTACAGTGCCCCCCGGTGGG ACCCAGAGGAGATTTATGATGATGTTGTGACTCTGGACTGCATTCAAGTGGGTGAGTCTGTACAAAGTGAATCACTCTGTATAACCTGA
- the LOC118220004 gene encoding WW domain-binding protein 11-like isoform X2, whose product MLMLLIAKMQRYDEQCGERNNARAVHHCAAGELNGGSGRVLSLSAAGQDWTHQEEELHVEDEGFEDVEDQKDPTAHHPAAPSGKLPTHPAALRPVPSTPTKQSTPSQSATAAPPGTDPLPLCTEPSTPTRRCTTNWLEGEPTGPPGGPCLSGTTSLCTKPSMRRSSTNWLEGEPTVPPGGTQRRFMMML is encoded by the exons ATGCTTATGTTACTCATTGCAAAGATGCAGCGGTATGATGAACAGTGCGGCGAGCGGAATAATGCGCGTGCTGTGCATCACTGCGCTGCAGGAGAGCTGAACGGGGGTAGTGGCCGCGTTCTCAGTCTGAGTGCTGCCGGACAAGATTGGACTCATCAGGAGGAAGAGCTGCACGTGGAGGATGAAGGATTTGAAGATGTGGAGGACCAGAAGGACCCAACGGCCCATCATCCTGCAGCACCATCGGGTAAATTACCCACCCACCCTGCAGCCCTGAGGCCTGTCCCCAGTACCCCCACCAAACAGAGCACTCCTTCCCAgtctgccactgctgctccacctgGGACAGACCCTCTG CCCCTCTGCACGGAGCCGTCTACGCCGACGAGGAGATGTACTACGAACTGGCTAGAGGGGGAACCTACAGGCCCCCCCGGTGGG ccctgtctgaGTGGGACCACGTCCCTCTGCACGAAGCCGTCTATGAGGAGATCGAGTACAAACTGGCTAGAAGGGGAACCTACAGTGCCCCCCGGTGGG ACCCAGAGGAGATTTATGATGATGTTGTGA
- the LOC118219948 gene encoding zinc finger protein 345-like isoform X2 — MMQAGVCLRQDTETTLPELTEEHRVRPKEEELSGLESVHMAESETECAAPGLNTLEPVCVTPHCAGLQFCTPLSRSMMQAGVCLRQDTEATLPELTEQHRIRQKEEELSGLEPVHMAESETECAAPGLITLEPECVTAHSGVSGVHHTRTSLIKTETDPCSTHTGDVKTETLDSTELGYITHLHPEQIKTEADDGEYLKAEHISDLQDIICVHIKSDQVKCEFNERFESDLMSTMMNGAGVYHRDQTEPWQYVGESNSLKLGKCCNKQCHLNSHYIVHTAEKPYQCMQCGKCFVKESAFSNHLRVHEKNYKCTECGKSCLRQSHLNSHQKIHADEKLYSCIQCGKQFLQACHLNRHQRIHTGEKPYKCTRCGKCFLTKSHLNNHHKIHTGEKPYKCTQCGKQFSQVCHLNRHQRIHTGEKPYKCTQCGKSFSRVCILNSHQRIHTGEKPYKCTQCGKSFSQVCVLNRHQTIHTGEKPYKCTQCGKCFLTKFNLHTHQRFHTGEKPYKCPQCGKCFYTKSNLNCHQRFHTGEKPYKCTQCGKCFSQVSDLNRHCRIHKRDKPYKCSQCAKCFSKVCDLNSHKIIHTNKKPYTCTHCGKSFLTKSNLNVHQQIHTGGKPYMCTQCGKCFSQVCHLNRHWRIHTGEKPFKCSQCGKCFNTRSNLNSHEKIHSGEKPYRCTHCGKCFFKVSHLNRHQRIHTGEKPYKCPQCGKNFLTKSNLNRHQKIHSDEKPYQCPHCGRCFSQVCNLSSHQKIHTGEES, encoded by the exons ATGATGcaggcaggagtctgtctgagacaggacactgagacaacactaccagagctcactgagGAGCACAGGGTCAGACCgaaagaagaggaactcagtggactggagtctgtccacatggcagagtcagagacagagtgtgctgcaccaggactcaacacactggagccagtGTGTGTTACACCACACTGTGCG GGGCTGCAGTTCTGCACACCTTTGAGCCGCAGTATGATGcaggcaggagtctgtctgagacaggacaccGAGGCAACactaccagagctcactgagcagcacaggatcagacagaaagaagaggaactcagtggactggagcctgtccacatggcagagtcagagacagagtgcGCTGCACCAGGACTCATcacactggagccagagtgtgttacagcacacagtgggGTCAgtggtgtacaccacacacgcacatcactgattaaaacagaaactgatccATGCTCCACCCACACTGGGGATGTTAAGACAGAGACCCTAGACAGTACAGAGCTGGGATATATAACCCATCTACATCCTgaacaaatcaaaacagaagCTGATGATGGAGAATACCTTAAGGCAGAACACATCAGTGATTTGCAGGATATTATATGTGTTCATATAAAATCTGATCAAGTAAAGTGTGAATTCAATGAACGTTTTGAGAGTGATCTCATGAGCACTATGATGAATGGAGCTGGTGTTTATCACAGAGATCAGACTGAACCCTGGCAATATGTGGGAGAGTCAAATTCTTTGAAGCTGGGAAAGTGCTGCAATAAGCAATGTCATTTAAATAGCCACTATATAGTTCATACAGCTGAAAAGCCCTACCAGTGtatgcagtgtgggaagtgttttgtCAAAGAATCTGCTTTCAGTAACCACTTAAGAGTACACGAGAAGAACTACAAGTGTACAGAATGTGGGAAAAGTTGTTTAAGACAATCTCATTTAAATAGCCACCAGAAAATTCATGCAGATGAAAAGCTCTACAGTTGTATTCAGTGTGGAAAGCAATTTTTGCAAGCATGTCATTTAAATcgccaccagagaattcatacaggtgaaaagccctataAATGTACAaggtgtgggaagtgttttttaaCTAAATCTCATTTAAATAACCACCACAAAATTcacacaggtgaaaagccctacaaatgtactcagtgtgggaaACAATTTTCACAAGTATGTCATTTAAATcgccaccagagaattcatacaggtgaaaagccctataaatgtacacagtgtgggaagagtttttCACGAGTATGTATATTAAATAGCCatcagagaattcatacaggtgaaaagccatataAATGTACACAGTGTGGAAAGTCCTTTTCCCAAGTATGTGTTTTAAATCGCCACCAGACAATTCACACAGGGGAGaagccatacaagtgtacacagtgtggcaaatgctttttaacaaaatttaatttacatacCCACCAAAGATTTCATACTGGTGAAAAGCCATATAAATGtcctcagtgtgggaagtgcttttacacaaaatctaatttaaattgCCATCAGAGATTTCATACTG gtgaaaagccctacaaatgtactcagtgtgggaaATGCTTTTCCCAAGTAAGTGATTTGAATCGCCACTGCAGAATTCATAAGCGGGATAAGCCTTataaatgttctcagtgtgcaAAGTGCTTTTCAAAAGTATGTGATTTAAACAGCCACAAGATAAttcatacaaataaaaagcCCTACACGTGTACACATTGTGGCAAGTCTTTTTTaaccaaatcaaatttaaatgtcCACCAACAAATTCATACAGGTGGAAAGCCATACATGTGTACACAGTGCGGTAAGTGTTTTTCACAAGTTTGTCATTTAAATCGCCACTGGAGAATTCATACAGGAGAAAAGCCTTTCAAATgctctcagtgtgggaagtgctttaaCACACGTTCTAATTTAAATAGCCATGAAAAAATTCATTCAGGTGAGAAGCCCTACAGGTGTACGCactgtgggaagtgctttttcAAAGTAAGTCATTTAAACcgccaccagagaattcatacaggtgaaaagccctacaagtgTCCCCAGTGTGGAAAGAACTTTTTAACTAAATCTAATTTGAATAGACACCAAAAAATTCATTCAGATGAAAAGCCCTACCAGTGTCCTCACTGTGGAAGGTGTTTTTCCCAAGTATGTAATTTAAGTAGTCATCAaaaaattcatacaggtgaagaGTCGTGA
- the LOC118219948 gene encoding zinc finger protein 345-like isoform X1 gives MMQAGVCLRQDTETTLPELTEEHRVRPKEEELSGLESVHMAESETECAAPGLNTLEPVCVTPHCAGLQFCTPLSRSMMQAGVCLRQDTEATLPELTEQHRIRQKEEELSGLEPVHMAESETECAAPGLITLEPECVTAHSGVSGVHHTRTSLIKTETDPCSTHTGDVKTETLDSTELGYITHLHPEQIKTEADDGEYLKAEHISDLQDIICVHIKSDQVKCEFNERFESDLMSTMMNGAGVYHRDQTEPWQYVGESNSLKLGKCCNKQCHLNSHYIVHTAEKPYQCMQCGKCFVKESAFSNHLRVHEKNYKCTECGKSCLRQSHLNSHQKIHADEKLYSCIQCGKQFLQACHLNRHQRIHTGEKPYKCTRCGKCFLTKSHLNNHHKIHTGEKPYKCTQCGKQFSQVCHLNRHQRIHTGEKPYKCTQCGKSFSRVCILNSHQRIHTGEKPYKCTQCGKSFSQVCVLNRHQTIHTGEKPYKCTQCGKCFLTKFNLHTHQRFHTGEKPYKCPQCGKCFYTKSNLNCHQRFHTGEKPFKCPQCGKCFYTKSNLNCHQRFHTGEKPYKCTQCGKCFSQVSDLNRHCRIHKRDKPYKCSQCAKCFSKVCDLNSHKIIHTNKKPYTCTHCGKSFLTKSNLNVHQQIHTGGKPYMCTQCGKCFSQVCHLNRHWRIHTGEKPFKCSQCGKCFNTRSNLNSHEKIHSGEKPYRCTHCGKCFFKVSHLNRHQRIHTGEKPYKCPQCGKNFLTKSNLNRHQKIHSDEKPYQCPHCGRCFSQVCNLSSHQKIHTGEES, from the exons ATGATGcaggcaggagtctgtctgagacaggacactgagacaacactaccagagctcactgagGAGCACAGGGTCAGACCgaaagaagaggaactcagtggactggagtctgtccacatggcagagtcagagacagagtgtgctgcaccaggactcaacacactggagccagtGTGTGTTACACCACACTGTGCG GGGCTGCAGTTCTGCACACCTTTGAGCCGCAGTATGATGcaggcaggagtctgtctgagacaggacaccGAGGCAACactaccagagctcactgagcagcacaggatcagacagaaagaagaggaactcagtggactggagcctgtccacatggcagagtcagagacagagtgcGCTGCACCAGGACTCATcacactggagccagagtgtgttacagcacacagtgggGTCAgtggtgtacaccacacacgcacatcactgattaaaacagaaactgatccATGCTCCACCCACACTGGGGATGTTAAGACAGAGACCCTAGACAGTACAGAGCTGGGATATATAACCCATCTACATCCTgaacaaatcaaaacagaagCTGATGATGGAGAATACCTTAAGGCAGAACACATCAGTGATTTGCAGGATATTATATGTGTTCATATAAAATCTGATCAAGTAAAGTGTGAATTCAATGAACGTTTTGAGAGTGATCTCATGAGCACTATGATGAATGGAGCTGGTGTTTATCACAGAGATCAGACTGAACCCTGGCAATATGTGGGAGAGTCAAATTCTTTGAAGCTGGGAAAGTGCTGCAATAAGCAATGTCATTTAAATAGCCACTATATAGTTCATACAGCTGAAAAGCCCTACCAGTGtatgcagtgtgggaagtgttttgtCAAAGAATCTGCTTTCAGTAACCACTTAAGAGTACACGAGAAGAACTACAAGTGTACAGAATGTGGGAAAAGTTGTTTAAGACAATCTCATTTAAATAGCCACCAGAAAATTCATGCAGATGAAAAGCTCTACAGTTGTATTCAGTGTGGAAAGCAATTTTTGCAAGCATGTCATTTAAATcgccaccagagaattcatacaggtgaaaagccctataAATGTACAaggtgtgggaagtgttttttaaCTAAATCTCATTTAAATAACCACCACAAAATTcacacaggtgaaaagccctacaaatgtactcagtgtgggaaACAATTTTCACAAGTATGTCATTTAAATcgccaccagagaattcatacaggtgaaaagccctataaatgtacacagtgtgggaagagtttttCACGAGTATGTATATTAAATAGCCatcagagaattcatacaggtgaaaagccatataAATGTACACAGTGTGGAAAGTCCTTTTCCCAAGTATGTGTTTTAAATCGCCACCAGACAATTCACACAGGGGAGaagccatacaagtgtacacagtgtggcaaatgctttttaacaaaatttaatttacatacCCACCAAAGATTTCATACTGGTGAAAAGCCATATAAATGtcctcagtgtgggaagtgcttttacacaaaatctaatttaaattgCCATCAGAGATTTCATACTGGTGAAAAGCCATTCAAATGtcctcagtgtgggaagtgcttttacacaaaatctaatttaaattgCCATCAGAGATTTCATactggtgaaaagccctacaaatgtactcagtgtgggaaATGCTTTTCCCAAGTAAGTGATTTGAATCGCCACTGCAGAATTCATAAGCGGGATAAGCCTTataaatgttctcagtgtgcaAAGTGCTTTTCAAAAGTATGTGATTTAAACAGCCACAAGATAAttcatacaaataaaaagcCCTACACGTGTACACATTGTGGCAAGTCTTTTTTaaccaaatcaaatttaaatgtcCACCAACAAATTCATACAGGTGGAAAGCCATACATGTGTACACAGTGCGGTAAGTGTTTTTCACAAGTTTGTCATTTAAATCGCCACTGGAGAATTCATACAGGAGAAAAGCCTTTCAAATgctctcagtgtgggaagtgctttaaCACACGTTCTAATTTAAATAGCCATGAAAAAATTCATTCAGGTGAGAAGCCCTACAGGTGTACGCactgtgggaagtgctttttcAAAGTAAGTCATTTAAACcgccaccagagaattcatacaggtgaaaagccctacaagtgTCCCCAGTGTGGAAAGAACTTTTTAACTAAATCTAATTTGAATAGACACCAAAAAATTCATTCAGATGAAAAGCCCTACCAGTGTCCTCACTGTGGAAGGTGTTTTTCCCAAGTATGTAATTTAAGTAGTCATCAaaaaattcatacaggtgaagaGTCGTGA